In one window of Flavobacterium ginsengisoli DNA:
- a CDS encoding GntR family transcriptional regulator has product MLKEEEKFEFIINHESDIPKYQQLVDGITNAIAENILQKGDLLPSVNVICKTYQLSRDTVFKAYSILKDQKVIDSVPNKGYYVAGETRKVLLVLDTFKAYKEVLYHSVVNNLPDNVIIDVQFHHYNIDVFKTIINNGIGKYYKYVVMNFDHKDIPPALSAISKDKLLLIDWNIRADKANNYVFQDFGKAFYESLKEATRSV; this is encoded by the coding sequence ATGCTAAAAGAAGAAGAAAAATTTGAATTTATAATAAATCACGAAAGTGATATTCCGAAGTACCAGCAGTTGGTTGACGGAATTACAAATGCTATTGCGGAAAATATTTTGCAAAAGGGAGATTTGCTCCCGTCTGTAAATGTGATTTGCAAAACATATCAGCTTTCAAGAGATACGGTTTTTAAGGCGTATTCAATTTTAAAAGATCAAAAAGTAATCGATTCTGTGCCTAACAAAGGCTATTATGTAGCGGGTGAAACAAGAAAAGTGCTTTTGGTTTTGGATACGTTTAAGGCTTATAAAGAGGTTTTGTATCATTCGGTTGTGAATAATTTGCCTGATAATGTGATTATCGATGTGCAGTTTCACCATTATAATATTGATGTTTTTAAAACGATCATTAATAACGGAATCGGGAAATATTACAAATATGTGGTAATGAATTTTGACCACAAGGATATTCCGCCAGCATTGTCGGCAATCTCAAAAGATAAACTGCTTTTGATTGACTGGAATATTAGAGCAGATAAAGCGAATAATTATGTTTTTC
- a CDS encoding glycoside hydrolase family 43 protein yields MPEDSIEHINFEEINELAISKPLVSHIYTADPSAHVFNGKIYIYPSHDIDAGIPFNDNGDHFGMEDYHVFSMEDISSEAVDNGVALHVDDVAWAEKQMWAPDAAHKNGKYYLYFPAKRANGIFQIGVAISDSPVGPFIPEKEAIKGSYSIDPAVFEDEDGKHYIYFGGIWGGQLQKYRNNKYDQNNEEPLANEKELGPIVARLREDMLEFDEEPKEILILDENGEVIKAGDNDRRFFEASWVHKYNGKYYFSYSTGDTHFICYGIGDNPYGPFTYQGRILNPVVGWTSHHSICEVEGEWYLFYHDSSLSKGVTHLRSMKVTKIDYLEDGSIITIDPYGIRRLID; encoded by the coding sequence ATGCCTGAAGATAGCATTGAACACATTAATTTTGAGGAAATTAATGAACTGGCGATTTCAAAGCCTTTAGTATCACACATTTATACAGCCGATCCTTCGGCGCATGTATTTAATGGTAAAATTTATATTTATCCTTCACACGACATCGATGCTGGAATTCCATTTAATGACAATGGAGATCATTTTGGGATGGAAGATTATCACGTTTTTTCGATGGAAGATATTTCATCAGAAGCGGTTGATAATGGCGTAGCGTTACACGTAGACGATGTTGCTTGGGCGGAAAAACAAATGTGGGCGCCAGATGCAGCCCACAAAAACGGAAAGTATTATTTGTATTTTCCTGCCAAACGCGCTAACGGAATTTTCCAGATTGGAGTGGCTATTTCAGATTCGCCTGTTGGACCTTTTATTCCTGAAAAAGAGGCTATAAAAGGAAGCTATAGTATTGATCCAGCAGTTTTTGAAGACGAGGATGGCAAACATTATATCTATTTTGGAGGAATTTGGGGCGGACAGCTTCAGAAATACCGAAATAACAAATACGATCAGAATAATGAAGAACCTTTAGCAAATGAAAAAGAGTTAGGCCCTATTGTAGCTAGACTTCGAGAAGATATGTTGGAATTTGACGAAGAGCCAAAAGAGATTTTAATTCTGGATGAAAATGGAGAAGTTATAAAAGCAGGCGATAACGATCGTCGTTTTTTTGAAGCTTCTTGGGTTCATAAATATAACGGAAAATATTATTTCTCTTATTCGACAGGAGATACACATTTTATATGTTATGGAATTGGCGATAATCCTTATGGGCCTTTTACATATCAAGGAAGAATTTTGAATCCAGTTGTGGGTTGGACATCACATCATTCGATTTGCGAAGTAGAAGGCGAATGGTATTTGTTTTACCACGATTCTAGTTTGTCAAAAGGAGTAACACATTTGCGAAGCATGAAAGTAACCAAAATCGATTATTTAGAAGATGGTTCGATTATCACAATAGATCCTTACGGAATAAGAAGATTAATAGATTAG
- a CDS encoding MFS transporter yields MTKISQKLSIKEKIGYSLGDLVANLVFQTLMTYLAYFYTDIYGLSPTDSSIIMLIVGLIAAFIFNPIIGVVADRTSTKWGKFRPWILITAIPLGVVALLAFSTPDFSYKGKVIYAVVTYTLLLLFYAGNNLPYSALSGVITGDMKERNSMSSYRFVAVMFAQFFVQVFMLGIIKSAGNGDKAIGIEKVMTALAIIGTIMLLITFLTTKERIIPKPEQKSSVKEDLSDLIKNRPWVIMLTLTTLVFVTLAMKGGSYVYYFENYVNKEQLAVFIQPILDFLTTIGLNHFGNDPVSAGFGLFNAGGIIFMIVGITLSKNLADKYGKRNVFGVFLFISTLFIIAFYFFPPASIGLMFFSQILHGFFYGITIPILWAMIADVADYSEWLNNRRATAIIFSAMMVGLKTGLSVGGALTTLFLGYFHYVPNASQQSETAINGIKLLVSIFPAIPFLIGAGLLFFYKINKEMEVQIETELKERRT; encoded by the coding sequence ATGACTAAAATTTCACAAAAACTATCCATCAAAGAAAAAATTGGATACAGTTTAGGAGATCTTGTCGCCAATCTCGTTTTTCAAACTTTGATGACCTATCTGGCGTATTTCTACACCGATATTTACGGCTTGTCGCCAACTGATTCTTCCATTATTATGCTGATCGTTGGATTAATCGCCGCTTTTATTTTTAACCCAATTATTGGAGTTGTAGCAGATAGAACGAGTACCAAGTGGGGAAAATTCAGACCATGGATTTTAATAACAGCGATTCCGCTTGGAGTAGTGGCCTTATTAGCATTTTCAACTCCCGATTTCTCTTATAAAGGAAAAGTAATTTATGCCGTTGTAACATATACTTTATTGTTGCTTTTTTATGCAGGAAACAATTTGCCGTATTCTGCCTTAAGCGGTGTCATTACAGGCGATATGAAAGAAAGAAACAGTATGTCTTCGTACCGTTTTGTGGCGGTTATGTTTGCTCAGTTTTTTGTTCAGGTTTTTATGCTTGGAATTATTAAAAGTGCTGGAAATGGTGATAAAGCAATTGGAATCGAGAAAGTAATGACTGCTTTGGCAATTATTGGAACAATCATGCTTTTAATTACTTTTTTAACGACGAAAGAAAGAATCATTCCGAAACCAGAACAAAAATCAAGCGTTAAAGAAGATTTAAGCGATTTAATCAAAAACAGACCTTGGGTAATTATGCTTACCCTGACGACTTTGGTTTTTGTGACCCTGGCGATGAAAGGCGGTTCTTATGTATATTATTTTGAAAACTATGTAAACAAAGAACAGTTAGCCGTTTTTATTCAGCCAATATTAGATTTTCTAACTACGATTGGGCTAAATCATTTTGGTAATGATCCAGTTTCTGCGGGCTTCGGTTTATTCAATGCGGGAGGAATTATCTTTATGATTGTCGGTATTACATTATCTAAGAACTTGGCAGACAAATATGGAAAACGAAATGTTTTTGGAGTGTTTTTATTCATTTCGACTTTATTCATTATTGCTTTCTATTTCTTTCCGCCAGCTTCAATTGGATTGATGTTTTTTTCTCAAATCTTACACGGATTTTTCTACGGAATCACAATACCAATTCTTTGGGCTATGATTGCCGATGTTGCCGATTATTCAGAATGGCTGAATAACCGTCGTGCAACGGCCATTATTTTCTCTGCAATGATGGTCGGATTGAAAACAGGATTAAGTGTTGGTGGCGCTTTAACAACCTTGTTTTTAGGCTATTTCCATTACGTTCCAAATGCTTCTCAACAATCAGAAACAGCTATAAACGGAATCAAATTACTAGTGAGTATTTTCCCTGCAATCCCTTTTTTAATTGGAGCTGGATTGCTGTTTTTCTATAAAATCAATAAAGAAATGGAAGTGCAAATCGAAACAGAACTTAAAGAACGAAGAACTTAA